Proteins encoded in a region of the Bactrocera tryoni isolate S06 chromosome 4, CSIRO_BtryS06_freeze2, whole genome shotgun sequence genome:
- the LOC120775244 gene encoding uncharacterized protein LOC120775244, whose protein sequence is MGAEHSQQRAEADGREIFESDLKITLGNARQSHSATPTGSTKRRSGRQSTSSAGSNRGSKHIVETVTATASPTTSVELSRPPSPPLSVCSDLPYVSYTDRPIGDSPKIRNKPHSRHQQANSINRSAGIRKSFGTGATPKRPQSTSGTIVIVKPGARDADYDADADLTRLRNIPQFLPVLRDSITTAAFTRDQEVLERLNAQHLVNICSRMQTHLNLCATQVTQEQNHLVERTKVVSNSITTLFASFVDMQKTYAAYAEQFSKVRTISQQLSRCNSLLHDNIANLEAINNFLDVEDRLEPFIWRTDDGKQRGEAEGAPGGGSGRLTRM, encoded by the coding sequence ACGAGAAATATTTGAGAGTGATTTAAAAATCACACTTGGCAATGCAAGGCAATCACATAGTGCCACACCCACTGGTAGCACAAAACGACGTAGTGGACGACAAAGCACAAGCAGCGCTGGCTCCAATCGTGGCAGTAAACATATCGTTGAAACAGTAACAGCAACTGCATCTCCTACTACCTCTGTAGAGCTTAGTCGACCACCTTCGCCACCGCTGAGTGTATGCTCTGACTTGCCTTACGTTTCTTATACAGATCGTCCTATAGGTGACTCAccgaaaattcgaaataaacCGCATAGTCGTCACCAACAAGCGAACAGTATAAATCGCAGTGCAGGTATACGCAAGTCTTTCGGCACGGGTGCTACACCAAAGCGTCCGCAATCTACTTCTGGTACAATAGTGATTGTTAAACCAGGCGCGCGTGACGCAGACTACGATGCGGATGCAGATTTGACGCGTTTGCGTAACATTCCACAATTCCTACCTGTATTACGTGATTCCATAACAACAGCTGCCTTCACACGAGATCAGGAAGTGTTGGAGCGTTTGAATGCGCAACATTTAGTGAATATTTGTAGTCGCATGCAAACACATTTAAATCTTTGCGCCACACAAGTAACTCAAGAACAAAATCATCTTGTGGAACGTACAAAAGTTGTTAGCAATTCCATAACAACATTGTTTGCTTCATTTGTGGACATGCAGAAAACGTATGCCGCTTATGCCGAACAATTCTCCAAGGTGCGTACTATATCACAACAACTGAGTCGGTGTAACTCCTTGCTACATGACAATATTGCAAATTTGGAagctataaataattttctcgATGTTGAAGATCGTTTGGAGCCTTTCATTTGGCGCACAGATGATGGTAAGCAGCGTGGTGAAGCGGAAGGTGCCCCTGGTGGAGGTAGTGGGCGACTGACGCGTATGTAA